aaaataaaaatacccacACACTATGATACATCATCCTAGCACCTGAACACAGATGACAGACATTGTAACAGGATGTAAAGATAAGCAAGTACAACAAAAGggttttaaaagtaaaaatgagATTTACAGGGGGAAGTGTTGACCTTTCTTACCAAATGCACATTCACACCAAAACcaaatgtaaaatgaaatttgaGATGAGACACAAGCAGAATCAAGTTGAAGAAAAATATGGTTGGGAGACTAAGGAAGCAATAGGGGCATAATGAGAGCAGTTTCAAATATTTGGAGATAAGTAATAAACTATTCCTTGTTAGGAACTTTCAATGAAAGATAACAAATTTTAGCTGTATTTAAAGTAACTTTAATTAGCAAAATTATAGCAAAGACTTAACTATCCACCAGAGCACAGACTAATTCTGGAACAAAAGCATGAGTTTTACAAACACAAGACAATCCTGCAAacttaaggaggaaaaaaataatgaagacaAACAAATGTAGTATTTTGTACGACACAAAATACTACGTTtaacagaacaagaaaaaaattcaaatcatTTAGGGGGTGGGGTATATATGCTCAGCTTTTAAATCAGCGAGGGACTGGAAGCATTTCAAAAGTTAGAGAACAAGGTGTAGCTCTCAAATTTAtaatgaagggaagaaaagggaaggaggagatggATCCAGAGTTATGAAGACAATTGCACTAATAAACACACTGGACTCAGATGAGAAAAAAGCAgttaaagaagaaacaaaaagtgGGAAGGGGGGAagttacaaaaggaaaacagtaaaaCAGTATCAGCAAATATTAAGTAACCAGCCTCTAACCTAGATTATAGCAACATTAAAATTCAAATACTTGTAACTGCAGACAAAGTTGCCATTCAGACCATTTGTTCCACTTGTTGCACTCATTCTGTGCATCTCAAATGCTCTATGAAAGATTAAGAAACCACAGAGCAGTCAGTTAAAATGCACATTCCATGGACATTATTACACCTTTCCCAACAAATCTCCATACTTCGTCATGCTAGCATCCAAATTTTACTATTTCCGCATACTACTCTTTGGTATtcactcattttccttttcaaatatCTTTTACCAAAGGGCTAGAGATATACAAAAGACATGACGAATTAGTCCCTTAAAGAtgcttactttttaaaaaacagcccTGTATTATTCCTAGAGTGTTGGGGATGAATAGGTGCAGAAAACTGTCTTCCAACTCTGTAATTTAGTGAGCATCAACAGAAATTTGTCTttggacagaaaataaaaaattactttagagAAGCACTAATATATACTGTTATTTTCTAGTTCTGGAAAGAATACAGCTAACAAATGGACactgagggagagaaaaggggagCAGCTAAAGGTGTTGTCAGGAACCTGTGAGCAACTCTGCCAACACGGCTATGAAACAACATAACCAGAATAAAGGGTACAGACAGTTTTGCTGCTAGCTAAAGCCAGAAACTTAAGTGCCCACCTGAGAATGAGAACAGCATCACAGCCAGCTTCCAACACCTTGAGACCAGGCAGCACTTCCATTAGTGATTTAAAACTCTGCTCTGATGGGTAAGGGTAAGGGCTAACTCTTCTGATATTCTGGACACTGTTCTCACTCCATCACTTATAACCAAATAACTTCTGTCAGAAAGGGTCAAACCTCTGCTCAAAGCAATATCATGACCCCACTGCTCAGTGCCTTGCCCGTATAAGTTTTGAATATTCTAAGGATGAGATTACACTAACACTATTCAATACAAATTTCCCACATTGCAACCTCCACCTGTTGCTTCTCATCTAAAAGGACCTAGACCTAGGACCAAGAAAGGCACCTAAGTACTAATTATTAGAAAAAAGAACTCAGTTTAGACTGCAGGAACAAAGCAGTAACAGAATGAAACACAATGCTCTGCCATCTACATATTACATACAAAGAATTAAATTTCTAATCCTATATAATGAACTTTTGCTGCACTGCCAAAAGCACAGTCTCCATAAAGTGAAGGATAATGCTAAATATTCATCGAATATTTAGCACATGTAACAAATGCCTGCAAAGAGCCACAAATGCAGCTCAGACATACAGGCCTGACCTGCTTTGGGCAGACCATTCCATGTCTATACTTTTGTTGTCAAAGTCCCTGTAAAACACTGTATCCATCTTACAGGCTATCAGGAAAAATGCCAAATGGGGGAAAAGTAATACATCCTAAGCCCCGTTCATGAGCCTTCAGAAACTATTAATGGTTAAGAGCAAGATGTGGGATAAGCTGTTCAGTAACTTCTCATAGACTATTATAACCTATAATACAGGCTACCCAGACCTAAAGCTaatgaacaaaggaaaaaaaaaattaaaagtaacaTGACTAATACAACAGCCACACAGGATTTTGAGCCTATGACTAAGACTGATTTGTACATGATACAATACAGCccttaaaaataagcaaatatttACTCAGTAAGCTAAAGCTAGCACTTCTGCTAGCAATTTAGAAAGAGGTTAAACATTATGACCAACAGAATTcagcctttttaaaaatcagtagtTTAGACTGgattaacaaaacaaaaaatttaacATCACTAAAAAGACTGCAAgtacaactgattttttttttttttccttttctgttttcagttttcatggCTATATTCTGGCTTGGCACAACATGATATTGTTACAAGAACACTATAAATCAGTAAGGTACACATGACATGGTCAAGGACTGCCTGCCTACCAGAGaaataaagcagcagcactATCAGCTAAAAGGAAACTGTAAAGACCAATTCCAGACAAAATACTTCAATGTTTTATTATCCTTGGTTTAGAATTACACTGACAGTATACCTCAACCAAAAAGCACCATTTGTAGCTTCTCTATTCCTACAGTAATAAATTAAGACAAATTTGAAATGATCAGACTTTGACAAACTGTTacttattttttcaaaataaaaccaattatattttcacacatttttttctgtgatctCAAAATAAGCAGATTTGAAGCTAATTTAAATCAATTAGcctataaaaagaaaaaaaacccacaacaaattTATTGATGTACAAGAATTTCACCTACGATATTAAGAGAGCTTTAttctctgctcttgcttttgtttcaaaagGACAAGAACATAAACATTAAAATGAGACAAGTTCAGTCTAGAAACCccaaagagaaatatttctacATCTGATCCACATGAAACATCTGATCACTTAAAATGAGGGCTTACTTTCAATTTCATTCCAACACTgtctttttaatgctttttacAGGGAATTGTAATACATGTATCTGCTCTTTTGAAGTCTCAACATATTCCTAGTCACCTCATCTCCATGATGTACAGCACTGAGCAAAAACATTTCCTCCAGAGAATATGATTGCTAGGAGAAAGCAGCAGTTAAAACTACATGCCACACATGAATGTGAGAATTCTTCCAATTCACCAAGAATGAAATTTACAGTTCagctaaaagaagaaaataccaaCAGTCTAAATTACAACAGGAAAGACACACCAAACAATTAAATGTTATGGGTCCTATCTCAGCTAGAGAAGGCCTTGTTTTCAATGATCTATTAGCAGAGAAACAATCACCTCTGCAAAAGGTTTCAAGAGACAGATGACAGATGAAATCTTGGCCGCCTTCTTAAACacaaaaagcttaaaaattatGCATCGTTGCAAACTAGATTAAAATGAACCTCAAGAGTGTATGGCTATAAGAACAGAAGACAGGATTCCTCACAGGAGATCATTTCACATCACATCCTAAAAAATTAGCAGTGTTACACCAGGTTGTCACCATTTATCCCCAGCAGTCacctcagccccacacagcccctcacTCAACTCTTTCCTGATGGAATGAAGAAGAGGATCAGAAGGTttaaagtgagaaaactcatggtttgagataaagacagtttaacagGTAAAGAGCTACACatgcaagcaaaacaaaacaaggaattcattcaccacttcccacaggcaggcaggcGTTTAGCCATCTCCCAGGAAAGCCAGGCCCCATCACATGGAACTGTTACTTCAGAAGACAACTACCACCATTCTGAACCCCCTCACTCCTTCTTCCTCCAGCTTTATATACCAGGTGTGATGCCATAAGGTCTGGGAtctccctttggtcagctggggtcagctgtcccagctttGTCCCCTCCCAACTctctgtgaggagcagaaaggCCTTGATGCtgtgtaagcactgctcagcagtaacaaaaaacatccctgtgttatcaaTACTGTTTCCAGGGCAAATCTAAAACACAGTCCCAGACCAGCTATTCTGAAGACAACTAACTTTATCCCACTCAAAACCAGCACACAGGTTTTTTAGGGTTTGGTCTTGGggtggtaatttttttcttatctatatgaaattaaaatatgaaaactaAATCACCCAAAGAATGCTGATGAAAACTTCTGGTAATTCAGGATGTAAACCAATAAACAGCAGCTTAGATGAGGCAGTAAAACTAGAACCACTTTTTCCTATACAGCTGATGCTAAGTGGTCTGCTATACTGATGCATTGAGAATGAGCCAATTTATGTATGttctacaaaataattttcatttaaatttcatGCTTAGAAAAGTCTTAAATTTACTTACCAAACATCCCACTAGTTTCAAGTTTGCAGGAGAAACTtaggatttttatttatattatggCTCTATGCATTagttaaactaaaaaaaaaacaacctgacATTATTATTTCATGAAATATGATGAACtagaaatttatttaaaaagtgaaCAATGGGAAACCTTCATTCTAGTTACACTATCATCATCAACAGAAGTACTGTACAGAAGGTACTGACAGCAAGATTTTTCAGATCCCCTGTCTAGCTAAGCAGCAAGTTTACATTTCTTGTACATTTTGACCAAATAACTAATTTTCCTTGGTTTTGAGAGCATAAGAAATTCAGTACCTGTCACatgtatttcacatttttttacCTATAAATAGTATCGTGTAAAATCAGCTTCTGAGATATATGTCTGTCCATGATCCGTGACTGTTATATCCTCAAAAAATATGATTATACCATGAAACAGAGAAGTGTTACACTGACAGTAATTTCAGAGGGTTTTCACCTACCATATCACTGTACTTACCTTAGAATGCAGCTGTACAGATGAAGCAATTTACAAATGTTTGATACACAAATTGCAAAGCTTCCCTTTCCTAACTGTCCTTTTCAAACTGCAGGCCAATTGATCAGCATGCTTTGCACAGCAAAAACACTCCCATGCACCAATAATTAAAAAGGTATCACAAGAAAAGCTGCACCATCTTAGAACAGTACAAATTAGTACCTTTTCAAATAAACAGTACAAATTAGTACCTTTCAAATAAATACAGCCCCATTTCAATCTTCAATAATCAGCTCTTTTTTGCCATGCCTTAGCACTGTGTGAATATTACATAAGCCTCAAACAATTTTATCATGTTATAGCTTACAGTAAAATAGAGTAAACGAGTCTAAAACCTTTTTATCTTCCCCACACTTGAAATGTGCTTTCAtgtttaaatacaaaaaatttGGCATAACTGAAGTATTAATGAGCATTTACAATGATACCCATGATTCTTTTGAGACATGGAAAAATATAATGAAGactaaaatacattaaatactTGGTATGAATAACAGACAATAAAGGAAGATAATTAATATAGTTGGGGAATCCCTTTCCTACACATACACATAATTCAATATATTAACAATGTTATGTGCTAGTGAgacattttaaattctgtttcaaataattaaaacataaatttgCACAACAGGTGTAGAAAATTACAGAAAGATACTTCATTATATAGCTGGATTTTCAGCTCTTATGGTATTCAGACTTTATTGACAAAGTAATTTTTAGGGCCTATTCAAAAATTgtctacaattaaaaaaattatgctggctttgcaattttaaaaattctgataCTGTGAACCAAAATGAGTAGTAGATAACcatcttaattatttttgttacatACTCATGTTCTTGACAAAATTATCTAGCCAATGTTTGGTCAGTCAGTGTATAAGGAAGTCAAGAGTAGTTAGGCTATTTCACCTAGCAGGTTAGCAGTAATGCTCATCTACATAAAATCCTACAAGCCTGAAAATATAAACTGTTGCATTGAACTACTTCAACAATACTGaacacaaatatattttattaatacaGCAAGCTGTTAGAAAAAAGGCAAAGTGAACACTTAcaaattcataatttttttaagagaaaaagagcAGTAAGTCAGTCTCCATGCTGGCTCATTCTTTGTTATGTGCTAAACAGATTATGTTGGCTATGCAAAAATTAGGAATTCAAGATGGTTTTACAGAATTATATCCACTATTTATATTGAATTGATTCATCCTAACTGTGGACTAGGAATTGACCGCCAAATTctttaaaacttcatttttatcACAAATGAAAGAAACTGACTAAGAAAGGCACAGCTGGGTAATTTCAGTGGTTTAGTGATAaaatttaaggtttttttcagtcagCATAAAACAAGCTGGTGGTGTGCCAACATCACAGTTTATATACTTCTGacaagaataaataaaaaaataattcaggttGCACAGTCTATGACTGGTGAATACTGTACTGGCAGAATGTCGCTTCAGCTGCCACATGAAGTTCTGAGACcaataaagaaaggaaaaagacccaaaaacccaagaaaacaacaacaaaaaattaaacctcttaactgaaataaaaaaacaaatgccAAAATTTTGCCAATTGGCAATACATGCCAAATAGAACTAAAGGACAATCCAGAACATAATTGCtttcaaaaaaatctccaaaaaggTAAGAAGACTAAATAACTATCATTAAAATTGATTATTACGTAAATAAACTCTTTTTGAGCTTCTCTTTTAGAAGCTCCTTAATATGAccccttctttaaaaaaaactgcTCAACAGTTATCTAATATATGACACTGTCTTAGATTTCCAAAGAAAGTCTCTGCTATATGCCATactatattaaatattttactaaaaTCCAAGTTCTTACAACtttaatagttttaaaaaacattaaatgtaCAATTTTATTTACATGCAAGTCCATTAAAAAGAACAACCTCCAGAAGAAAATGTGTCTTGAAATAGGCctatttaaaacacagaaaatcacTACTTTATTGGAGGTGATGATGTGTTTTAAGAGGGCAAATAACAGATTCTTATTAACTGACTGCAACTGTGTTACTGGCTACTGGAAATACTGAAAGACCTCCATGAGTCTGTATTGTCTCCCCACCTATGTCTTCTCTGCAGAGGTGGTCTTTGAGAGTTTTTGTGGGGAGGTACCACTGAATTCATGACAATAGGGATGGATATTTGATATTCGTATCGTTCCAACATCTGAGCAATCTTCTCACGAGTGACTCCATGCTTATTCCtcctacaaaaacaaaaatttcaatAAATTATCTGGTATGTTTATGGTTATATATAGTTATATGTAAGTaaacatatatatgtgtgtaaaACTGTATGTTACAGTCTCTAAGAAAAAACCCGGTAAAttctcaatttttcttcttgctttcaTTACACTATATCCTCATCCTCAAGGTATTCAACTTGCATTAAGGTTTATTTTAACAATTCACAGCTGCATATATTGAGTAACAGTAAACAATACAGTTATTCTTCTTCATACACTAATGTGATGTTATTCACTGTAACTATGCACCTGAATTACCCTAGAAGGATTTTACTATTGATTCATCAGATTTTACATGGTATACTAGCTAATGAGTAGAGATGAATACTAGCACAGACTACTCCTTATGAAAGAAATGTTCAAACTAGCAAAAAAAATGCAACTACACTGTTTCAAGACTTAAAGACAGAATACTTTCTCATCAAGAAACCTCTCTACAGAATAAGAATCGACTTTAGTTCTGAACCAGAACAACACACTCACAACACTTCAATCTACTAGTTGTAACTCACACTTGCTGTAAATTCAGAAATGTATTGAAACACATCTAATGGAAAGGGTATGAAAAGTGCTGCCTTATTCTTGCAGTGCTCAGTAACCAGCTACTTTCAGGGAGAACTTTGTCTATTAAGAACCTGAGCACATTACATGAGAGTATATAATCTCCTTGGTATTTATGGAATAGGACCTTAAAATCCGTGTTAGCAGAGAATTTCAGTCTCTGCCAGAAGAAAACCACAAGCCTCATGCACAAACTGAATGTCAGAGAATTGACAGAATTGTAACAGAAATGAATCTAAAAGAAGAGacataaaacagaaacaaaatattttgacagcCTAAACAAGCACTTATCATAACCCAGTACTTCCTATTCCCAAGAAACCTTGTCCAAGCTAAATTATGTCCACAACAAACCAACAGGGAATATATTTATACATCTTTGTACTTTCTCCCAGGGACAGAAGAGGTATGGGCCTTAACAACTTGATCAGTTCTATAGAGGAGAAATCAGCAGTGGAAACAAACAGGCTATACTGGAAAAACAATATTctatacagaaatattttagacTGATTCCTCACTACCCAGTTCCCTCAGGACTTGATGAGTACTATTATAACAAAGAAGTAAGTATCAAGTTGACACGGACTCAAAGCATAATGCAGGTAGCACACTAATTTCACATTCAGAATAGAAGCAGAACTGGTGATCTCAGAACTATTCAAAATTACATTGCCTCTTTAAAGGTTTATTTTATCAGCTtgctttctgtgaagaaaatacTTAAGCAGAGCGTTTCCCTCATAGACACTCTTCCCTGAGACAACACCAAAGCTGGAGTGATCATCACATGTGGCTCATTGTTTAAGTGCTTTTAATTTCTACATTGTGTTAAAGTAGCCCAGGAGCATCACTTGATGAGTCTTAGCAGTTTTGATTTTATTCACAAATATGAACAAGGTtaatgacagagaaaaaaagtcagCCCTCTAAAAATATCTAAAGCACTTGAGATTTGTGACAgacaaaaaatgagaaaagcaaGTCTAAGTCTTTTAATGCCAAATGTGGGAAGCAGAAAGGTTTTCAATATTTTCCTATCAATATTCTATATTTTACTATCTTAGTAgtcctagaaaaaaaattacagctcaAGTGCACTGACATAAAGTGCACACGCATCCACAATTGAATGGACTTGTGCATAATCACTTCATAAAAGAGGAAGTACTTCTCCTTGCAGAATAAGGTAGGATAATAAAATCACCAGTAGCAAAATCGCATCAAGTGTAGACactgatttaaaaaaggaaatcaatTTGCTGTATACTGTAATTTAATACTGGTATCTCCTGTTCAGGCATGTCTTCACTCATTCTTTGGCAGCTTCGCTATGCTGAGAGAGCACAAAGTCATCTATCTGAACCAAAGTAGACATACCAGCAAAAGCTCCTAACAGATAGGTGGAGGAAGACTGTTTTGCATGGAAGAACACAGAACCTATTGATAAAAGCAAAGTTCTGCCACTATTAAATGCTTCCATACTATCCTTCACcactgcaccctcagcaagcttgctgataaaacaaaaatgagGAGTCCTTTCCCAAAGTAACtaaagaacaaaatgaaaacttaCATCACCACCTTCATTaaattcacaaaaaataaagtttccAGGCAATGGGCctctgtttaaatatttaaagcaacCAGAACTGCTAAAATATTTCTAGGAATCTTCTAAAAACTGGTAACAGCACTTCACAGTTCAAGGGTTTTGCTCTGGGAAAGATACCAACTTTACTCCTACAATTATTAATTGAACAATAAAATTCAAAAGTTGCTTGTTAAAATCATCTGGAAACAtgaattttcctggaaaattaGTTTGTTTTGTGTAATGGAAATCTTAAGTGCCTGATTACTAAGATTCCtaagctggctgtgctgcatgCCAAACTAGAAAAATGGACTGTCATTCTACAGAGAGAGAACTCCATCTCTAGAAACAAGTGAGTGATAGCTTATGAGCAAAAGGTGAAAACTTTAGAACATTTATAAACTCAACAGAGTCCAAGTCAGTAAAGCAAgcattatacatatatataaatacacgTATTTCATGCACTGTAGGGGCTGCTTTACAAAGCTGAAACAATAAGAGGCAACATCAGCTGGATGAATATAGAACAAAAATCAGTGAGAGAACTCTGTCATCAACTGTGAAAGTATTACACTACTTTTCAAACAAAGAAATATCCTTGAGCTGGTTTGATACCTCATAGATGCCTAAAGCAGATATATCTAAGACAAAAAGGACATTAACCAAGAAAAATAAGCAGCTTCCCAAGCACCCTCAGAACCCAGAGGTTCAATGACCCATGTTCAGCAGTACTCTAAGTCACATCTACACATATCCAATACAATTTTAATATTGACATTTTGGGCCAACAGATGGAGCTGGTCTACTTGTTTATCTATAAAACTGCCATGTAAAGGTATACCTCAAAAATgcctatttaaataaaatacatttcctaTTAGTAGTGAAGAacttgagaaaatattttgaataaaatataaCTTTCTGCATATAAATTTATGCATTCATATTTATCTGCCTATCTATCTATCTTTATATATAAAGTACCATGATTTCTGTAAGAGAAACCTTACTTTTCCAGTTCTTCAGGATCAAACTTCCACCAAGTATCTGGCTCATGGAATTCCACTCTGTATCCTTTTTCTAGAGCCTGCAGGAAGCAAAGAAATATGTGTGGTATGTATCATGTTCACataaaacataagaaaaaaataaaagacaaatataATTAACAGATGCAGCAGCATACACTGCTGTGGAACTGCACTAAATTTCACTTACACCCAGCTGTCTCAGCTTTTATTTCAGGCTAAGCAAATTAAACCAAGTCAGTTCTTGAATTGATCTAAACCATTGCCACACCAATTACTAATCATTATCAATAAGCAGTCTCTCTTTAAAAACTTGAGTAAAAATGTTTCTGGACAAAATGTATCAACTTATCCCATCGCAGTGAGGGTAAGTCTGAGTCTAAGCTGGTGACAATCAATGCAACAAAACCTACCACTTCCACATAAGGCTTCATTTCCCAGGCTTGAGTATTAGTGTTGTCTATTATAACTGGAGATTTCCCCTGCTCCATTGCTTGCtttgctgaaatgaaaaattgtgCAAGTTAATAAACCACATGTAACTcgaacaaaaataaaagaacaaaaaaacccccacacacCAAAatacaccccccccccccaaaaaaagccaaaacaaaaaaaaactgcCCCAGATTTTCTTTCACTAATCTACTGACTGAAACACTCTGTTCTGAAAGAATAAAAGGTACAGGCAGGAACGAAAAGAAGTAGAAACAAGAACCTGATGCCCAAAGAAACAAGGTTATCTATTTTTAACTCTGAGCCTTGTAGAAGTTCAAAATTtaatgtatgtatatatatatatatatatatatatatatatatatatatatacacacacacacacacacacatgaatTAAAGTATAAAAACCACTTGAAATACTTCTATATATGCTTTGCTAAAATATATATACTCATTTTCATATAGACT
The sequence above is a segment of the Haemorhous mexicanus isolate bHaeMex1 chromosome 2, bHaeMex1.pri, whole genome shotgun sequence genome. Coding sequences within it:
- the LOC132323534 gene encoding NEDD4-binding protein 2-like 2 isoform X3, with product MMMIKVFRNGNNGQNGLQRNGFCETREECWNDPKADSTEGMHNFSSLQLSEEKFSCSRKLLLILRGLPGSGKSTLSRVLLGQSCDGIVLSTDDYFRQQYGYTYNAAQLGDAHEWNRKRAKQAMEQGKSPVIIDNTNTQAWEMKPYVEVALEKGYRVEFHEPDTWWKFDPEELEKRNKHGVTREKIAQMLERYEYQISIPIVMNSVVPPHKNSQRPPLQRRHRWGDNTDSWRSFSISSSQ